The following proteins come from a genomic window of Lycium ferocissimum isolate CSIRO_LF1 chromosome 4, AGI_CSIRO_Lferr_CH_V1, whole genome shotgun sequence:
- the LOC132051573 gene encoding protein NEDD1-like: MNSTDSMKTLLATSGGDTVKLFDLSLEPRDPCILSYTPSPGFQVNSVKWNHTNLVVASGGDDKKISLWRKNGQTLGTLAGSDGGDYIEESISTINFSSKATRYICSGGSGQVVRIWDLQRKRCIKWLKGHTDTISSVMYNCKDEHLASISLNGNLILHNLASGAKAAELKDPNCQVLRVLDYSKISRHVLVTAGDDGSVHLWDTTGRSPRVSWLKQHSAPTSGISISPSNDKIVGSVGMDKKLYTYDSGSRRPSFCIPYEAPFSSLAFSDDGFTLAAGTSSGRVVFYDVRGKPQPLTVLRAYGNSEAVTSLCWQRSKPVMVNESNCTTEIALLGSCVEDSILMPDPLPAIISSSSRTAVHSGFVDSFSFPAGSAGSTSGTEETPIQSSLWKGGSLARLHAPHNFKDDMDVFSPLVEVRPITPSFDELWDDHQGFKKDLDQTSLLFPSEAWGGERLSDRLTHIQQSGNMPSRFAISTSGPLAPGNMLSGLQDTVPATQNISSLTSSNLSLAKLCIKENPNEENSLGSSRHVPSSSTSFSLGTKDISGQGTTPSFSDGIQSVGSSQTQAETREKLLNSLLSRSATSSAIAAGVFQAMNAEITQSQRSTLPELQQRSPTQPFQSTQEETLSAFEKSALEYMRNLHLDMTRQNHMLQLYSICCLRLLNIMQENLAEVMKEVQLNRRELQKLRQDNQYILSKLYMCI; encoded by the exons ATGAATTCTACAGATTCAATGAAGACTCTTTTGGCCACTAGTGGCGGTGACACTGTTAAGTTATTTGACCTGTCATTAGAACCCCGTGATCCCTGCATTCTTAGTTACACTCCTTCACCTGGTTTCCAAGTTAACTCCGTCAAATGGAACCATACGA ATTTGGTGGTGGCAAGTGGCGGAGATGACAAGAAGATATCTTTGTGGAGGAAAAATGGACAGACTTTGGGGACTCTGGCTGGCAGTGATGGTGGTGATTATATCGAG GAGTCTATTTCAACAATTAACTTTAGCAGCAAAGCAACCAGATACATTTGTTCTGGAGGCAGTGGTCAAGTTGTACGAATATGGGATTTGCAGCGGAAGCGTTGCATCAAATGGTTGAAAGGTCATACTGATACTATTAGCAGTGTAATGTACAACTGCAAAGATGAGCACTTAGCTTCTATCAGTCTTAATGGGAATCTTATACTTCACAACCTTGCATCTGGTGCAAAGGCTGCTGAACTCAAGGATCCAAATTGCCAG GTTTTGAGAGTGCTTGATTATTCTAAGATCAGCAGGCATGTATTGGTAACAGCTGGTGACGATGGATCTGTCCACTTGTGGGATACTACTGGTCGCAGTCCCAGG gtTTCTTGGCTAAAACAGCATTCTGCGCCAACTTCTGGCATTAGTATCTCACCATCAAATGACAAG ATTGTTGGTAGTGTTGGTATGGATAAGAAGTTGTACACTTATGACTCGGGCTCAAGAAGGCCATCATTTTGCATCCCTTATGAAGCACCTTTTTCTTCACTGGCATTCAGTGATGATGGCTTCACTCTAGCAGCTGGAACAagtagtggccgtgtggtattcTACGACGTTCGTGGAAAACCACAACCCTTGACTGTTTTACGCGCTTATGGAAATTCTGAG GCTGTGACAAGTTTATGCTGGCAAAGATCAAAACCTGTAATGGTCAATGAAAGCAATTGCACAACAGAGATAGCTCTTCTAGGCAGTTGTGTGGAGGACTCAATTTTAATGCCTGATCCACTTCCTgctatcatatcatcaagttcCAGAACCGCAGTTCATTCAGGTTTTGTGGACTCATTTTCTTTTCCAGCAGGCAGTGCAGGATCTACATCTGGGACCGAGGAAACACCCATACAAAGTAGCTTGTGGAAAGGTGGATCTTTGGCAAGATTACATGCTCCTCATAACTTCAAGGATGATATGGATGTCTTTTCCCCTCTTGTCGAAGTTAGGCCAATTACGCCTTCATTTGATGAGTTGTGGGATGATCATCAAGGTTTCAAAAAGGATCTTGATCAGACATCTTTGCTATTTCCTTCAGAAGCTTGGGGTGGTGAGAGATTATCTGATAGATTAACTCACATTCAGCAGTCAGGAAACATGCCTTCTCGTTTTGCAATCTCGACATCTGGTCCTCTTGCACCAGGAAATATGTTATCTGGATTACAGGATACTGTTCCAGCAACTCAGAATATCAGCTCTTTGACCAGTTCTAATTTGAGTTTGGCAAAGTTGTGCATTAAAGAAAAtccaaatgaagaaaattctCTAGGATCATCACGACATGTTCCCTCTAGTTCCACATCTTTTTCACTCGGAACAAAAGACATTTCAGGGCAGGGCACTACACCGTCATTCAGTGATGGCATCCAGTCAGTTGGTTCTTCACAAACTCAAGCTGAAACAAGGGAGAAGCTTTTGAATAGCTTGTTGTCTAGGTCTGCCACGTCATCTGCTATAGCAGCTGGCGTTTTTCAAGCAATGAAT GCTGAAATCACGCAATCACAAAGGTCCACTCTGCCTGAGTTGCAGCAGAGAAGTCCTACCCAACCATTTCAAAGTACGCAAGAAGAAACTCTTTCTGCCTTTGAAAAATCCGCTCTTGAGTATATGAGGAATCTTCATTTAGATATGACAAGACAAAATCATATGCTGCAG ttgtataGTATCTGTTGCTTAAGACTTTTGAACATTATGCAGGAAAACCTAGCAGAAGTGATGAAAGAGGTTCAATTAAATCGGAGAGAATTACAGAAGCTTCGTCAGGATAATCAGTACATACTCAGCAAATTATACATGTGCATATAA